Proteins encoded within one genomic window of Amycolatopsis sp. 2-15:
- the eboE gene encoding metabolite traffic protein EboE: MDLGTRLGHLSYSTLVHPGDTWDEMNASLETYVPEVKRRVSPDAPFGVSLRLSGASADRLAGDGPERDRLKKYLAEGDLYVYTVNAFPHGPFKGRSVMENVYEPDWSTEERVAYTMRVADVLADIAADGVEPTIQTVPLAYRPKVTGEAYVELFTRNVLRVVAHLVALERRTGRRVKLAIEPEPFCYLETIEETVRYFTTRLYSRAAAETLSDLADLPLAEAFGALRRHVGIVFDIGHQAVEFDDIPASLDLLADAGVPVFKLQQAAALWVPEVTDEVVRELERFTRTIYLSQTSELREGTVTRHLNLSDAIAAWRRDPGGAREWRTHFHVPVFLDDLGPFRTTRFALEQALDRHRVQPQSSHLEIETYTWDVLPEHLKSGDITDYVVRELEFVRDRLTA, translated from the coding sequence ATGGACCTCGGCACGCGTCTGGGCCACCTGTCCTATTCGACCCTCGTGCACCCGGGTGACACCTGGGACGAGATGAACGCCAGCCTCGAGACCTACGTCCCCGAAGTGAAGCGCCGGGTCTCCCCCGACGCGCCGTTCGGGGTGTCGCTGCGGCTCTCGGGCGCCTCCGCCGACCGGCTCGCCGGCGACGGGCCCGAGCGGGACCGGCTGAAGAAGTACCTGGCGGAGGGCGATCTCTACGTCTACACCGTGAACGCGTTCCCGCACGGACCGTTCAAGGGCCGCTCGGTGATGGAGAACGTGTACGAACCGGACTGGAGCACCGAAGAGCGCGTCGCGTACACCATGCGCGTGGCCGACGTCCTCGCCGACATCGCCGCGGACGGGGTCGAACCGACCATCCAGACCGTGCCGCTCGCCTACCGGCCCAAGGTCACCGGCGAGGCGTACGTGGAGCTGTTCACCCGCAACGTGCTGCGCGTCGTTGCCCACCTCGTCGCCCTCGAACGCCGTACCGGCCGGCGGGTGAAGCTCGCGATCGAGCCGGAACCGTTCTGCTACCTGGAAACCATCGAAGAGACGGTCCGCTACTTCACCACACGGCTGTACTCCCGGGCCGCGGCCGAAACGCTTTCCGACCTCGCGGACCTGCCGCTCGCGGAAGCCTTCGGCGCCCTGCGCCGCCACGTGGGGATCGTGTTCGACATCGGGCACCAGGCCGTGGAGTTCGACGACATCCCCGCCTCGCTCGACCTGCTCGCCGACGCCGGCGTGCCCGTGTTCAAGCTGCAGCAGGCCGCCGCGCTGTGGGTGCCCGAGGTCACCGACGAGGTGGTGCGCGAACTGGAGCGGTTCACCCGCACCATCTACCTGAGCCAGACGTCCGAGCTGCGCGAGGGCACCGTCACCCGCCACCTCAACCTCTCCGACGCGATCGCCGCCTGGCGCCGCGACCCCGGTGGCGCGCGCGAATGGCGCACGCACTTCCACGTGCCCGTCTTCCTCGACGACCTCGGGCCGTTCCGCACCACGCGGTTCGCTCTGGAGCAGGCCTTGGACCGCCATCGCGTGCAGCCGCAGTCGTCGCACCTGGAGATCGAGACCTACACCTGGGACGTGCTGCCCGAGCACCTCAAGAGCGGTGACATCACCGACTACGTCGTGCGGGAGCTGGAGTTCGTGCGCGACCGGCTCACCGCTTGA
- a CDS encoding helix-turn-helix domain-containing protein, whose amino-acid sequence MAAKHEPVAEHAEAANLGEQLRARRQAAGLSLRQFARDLGYSAAFVSQIENNKSQPSVATLYAICSALNVSIDELFSSASGAGTEETPAPAPVAGVEKHSFHGALAKLNESPEEQQSPMLRPGERRQLVLDSGVTWEQLSSIHDSSVDFLHVRYEVDGSSVPDDKLTRHSGIEYGYVISGTLEVALAFDTYELHAGDSIAFDSTTPHRLTNRGDGPAEAIWFVHGRKPAR is encoded by the coding sequence GTGGCAGCGAAGCACGAGCCGGTGGCGGAACACGCCGAGGCCGCCAACCTCGGCGAGCAGCTGCGCGCGCGCCGGCAGGCGGCCGGGCTGTCGCTGCGCCAGTTCGCGCGCGACCTCGGGTACTCGGCCGCGTTCGTGTCACAGATCGAGAACAACAAGTCCCAGCCCTCGGTCGCGACCCTGTACGCGATCTGCAGTGCCCTCAACGTCTCCATCGACGAGCTGTTCAGCAGCGCCTCCGGTGCGGGCACGGAGGAAACGCCCGCGCCCGCACCGGTCGCCGGCGTCGAGAAGCACAGCTTCCACGGTGCGCTGGCGAAGCTCAACGAAAGTCCCGAAGAGCAGCAGAGCCCCATGCTCCGCCCCGGCGAACGCCGCCAGCTCGTCCTCGACTCCGGTGTCACGTGGGAGCAGCTGTCGAGCATCCACGACAGCTCCGTGGACTTCCTGCACGTGCGCTACGAAGTCGACGGCAGCTCCGTCCCCGACGACAAGCTCACCCGCCACTCGGGCATCGAATACGGCTACGTCATCAGCGGCACCCTGGAAGTCGCCCTGGCCTTCGACACCTACGAACTGCACGCGGGCGACTCCATCGCCTTCGACTCGACGACCCCCCACCGCCTCACCAACCGCGGCGACGGCCCGGCCGAGGCGATCTGGTTCGTCCACGGCCGGAAACCCGCTCGCTGA
- a CDS encoding PIG-L deacetylase family protein: protein MTEPLVPLDESWSTALAFAAHPDDLEYGTASAVARWTSQGKRVVYCLATSGEAGIDAIDPAVAGPLREAEERAGAAAVGVDLVEFLGYPDGVLEYGLPLRRDIARAIRRHRPDVVVTGNYHDRWGPGAPNQADHIALGRAVLDGARDAGNRWIFRELLDEGLDPWQVRQIIVTNSPESTHGVDTTDFLDQGVASLEAHAEYLRGIGPGDMASPREFLESSGAETGLRLGVRFAVPAEVIVL, encoded by the coding sequence GTGACCGAACCACTTGTGCCGTTGGATGAATCGTGGTCGACCGCGCTGGCGTTCGCCGCGCATCCGGACGACCTCGAGTACGGCACGGCCTCGGCCGTCGCCCGCTGGACCTCGCAGGGCAAGCGAGTCGTCTATTGCCTGGCGACGAGCGGTGAAGCGGGCATCGACGCCATCGACCCCGCGGTGGCCGGACCGTTGCGCGAAGCCGAAGAGCGTGCCGGCGCGGCGGCTGTCGGCGTCGACCTCGTGGAGTTCCTCGGTTACCCGGACGGCGTCCTCGAATACGGGCTCCCGCTGCGCCGGGACATCGCCCGGGCCATCCGCCGGCACCGCCCCGACGTCGTCGTGACCGGCAACTACCACGACCGCTGGGGCCCGGGCGCCCCCAACCAGGCCGACCACATCGCGCTGGGCCGCGCGGTCCTGGACGGCGCCCGCGACGCGGGCAACCGCTGGATCTTCCGCGAACTGCTCGACGAGGGCCTCGATCCGTGGCAGGTGCGGCAGATCATCGTCACCAACAGCCCCGAGTCCACCCACGGCGTCGACACGACCGACTTTCTCGACCAAGGCGTCGCCTCCCTCGAAGCCCACGCCGAGTACCTGCGCGGGATCGGCCCCGGCGACATGGCGTCGCCCCGGGAGTTCCTCGAATCCTCCGGGGCCGAGACGGGCCTTCGGCTGGGGGTGCGGTTCGCCGTTCCCGCCGAGGTCATCGTGCTCTGA
- a CDS encoding Acg family FMN-binding oxidoreductase, with product MNDQLPTAFDQALAAAVRAPSPHNTQPWRFVVDGDAVEVWLDRDRVLAVADPAAREARVSCGAAVLNLVITLRVNGLGARVRILPGAALPDLLAVIGLDGTRRSTEQDRGLAEAVHRRHTNRRPFADRAVPAVARARLKSAALSEGGQLEFLDASGRYPKVAALVRRAESLQAEDPAFRAESAFWTGRAAESPDGVPTVAFGPRYEIPGVVCHRASHTNPAVPSRAFEQDPLLAVVLTRDHGAAADVRAGMVMQRVLLTATAEGLAASFLSQPLEVHGIREQFLELFRGLGQVHALLRIGYGHATRMTARRPAAEVTAQRAEPDVPAV from the coding sequence ATGAACGACCAGCTCCCCACCGCGTTCGACCAGGCGCTCGCGGCGGCGGTGCGAGCGCCGTCTCCGCACAACACCCAACCGTGGCGGTTCGTGGTGGACGGGGACGCGGTCGAGGTGTGGCTCGACCGCGACCGGGTCCTCGCGGTCGCGGATCCCGCGGCGCGCGAGGCGAGGGTGTCCTGTGGCGCCGCCGTGCTGAATCTCGTGATCACCCTGCGGGTCAACGGGCTCGGCGCGCGGGTGCGGATCCTGCCGGGCGCCGCGTTGCCGGACCTGCTCGCCGTGATCGGTCTCGACGGCACCCGGCGTTCGACGGAACAGGACCGCGGGCTCGCCGAGGCGGTGCACCGCAGGCATACGAACCGCCGCCCGTTCGCCGACCGCGCGGTGCCGGCCGTCGCCCGCGCCCGGCTGAAGTCGGCGGCGCTGAGCGAGGGCGGGCAGCTCGAGTTCCTCGACGCCTCGGGGCGCTACCCGAAGGTCGCCGCGCTCGTCCGGCGAGCGGAGTCGCTGCAGGCCGAGGACCCGGCGTTCCGGGCGGAGTCGGCGTTCTGGACCGGGCGCGCGGCGGAGAGCCCGGACGGGGTGCCGACGGTCGCTTTCGGACCGCGGTACGAGATCCCCGGTGTCGTGTGCCACCGCGCCTCGCATACGAACCCGGCCGTTCCCTCGCGGGCGTTCGAGCAGGATCCGTTGCTGGCGGTCGTGCTGACGCGCGACCACGGCGCGGCCGCCGACGTCCGGGCCGGTATGGTGATGCAGCGTGTCCTGCTGACCGCCACGGCGGAGGGCCTGGCCGCCTCGTTCCTCTCCCAGCCGCTGGAGGTCCACGGCATCCGGGAACAGTTCCTGGAGCTGTTCCGCGGGTTGGGCCAGGTGCACGCGCTGCTGCGGATCGGGTACGGCCACGCGACCCGGATGACGGCGCGACGGCCGGCCGCCGAGGTGACGGCACAGCGGGCCGAACCGGACGTGCCGGCCGTCTGA
- a CDS encoding sensor histidine kinase yields the protein MSGAQDDQPDPGRLTFPDLPRLELDQLLAQLVERAQEVMGTQGRLRGLLRATTMITSDLALPALLTRIVEAARELVGAHYAALGVIGPDGQLAEFVHVGMAAETVAKLGHLPEGKGLLGALVEDPRPIRLARLQNDPRSTGFPAGHPPMASFLGVPIRVRDAVFGNLYLTDSVNGGFSAEDEELALALAAAAGSAIDNARLYQTARVQQEWLRASAAITRELLSSESENPLALIARHTRELADAELVTVVRPTGAEGTLRVDLAVGAGAEKLEGLVLPVGSSVSGSVFVTGEPMMGSWIEQRERLPVRPPIEMDVDAVLVVPLTGSGQVNGVLTAARATGRPPFTVDDLEMAAGFANQASVAIELAEARAEQQRNALYDERERIAADLHSQVVRRLYSAGLALQTTAGLARSATVVNRVRETIADLDDVIDQIQATVFSVDDPADAGLSPVRDEILRVLSEATAVLGFAVSTQFSGKLDTLVAADLVPFLEHGLRLVARHAAAAWVQVEIRSEPDRLTAVVRHDGPGDLEGSAAADLAELAEAARSRGGTCGVGHGDEAGSVRWTVPTSQGDAVVRR from the coding sequence GTGAGCGGAGCTCAGGACGACCAGCCCGACCCGGGCAGGCTGACCTTCCCCGACCTGCCGAGGCTGGAGCTCGACCAGTTGCTCGCGCAGCTGGTCGAGCGGGCCCAGGAGGTCATGGGAACCCAAGGCCGGCTGCGCGGCCTGCTGCGCGCGACCACGATGATCACGAGTGACCTCGCCCTGCCGGCGCTGCTGACGCGTATCGTCGAGGCGGCTCGCGAGCTGGTGGGGGCGCACTACGCGGCACTGGGCGTGATCGGCCCGGACGGACAGCTCGCCGAGTTCGTGCACGTGGGCATGGCCGCGGAGACGGTGGCGAAACTGGGCCACCTGCCCGAGGGCAAGGGCCTGCTGGGCGCCCTGGTCGAGGATCCGCGGCCCATCCGGCTCGCCCGCCTGCAGAACGATCCGCGGTCCACCGGCTTCCCGGCCGGCCATCCGCCGATGGCGAGCTTCCTGGGCGTCCCGATCCGGGTGCGGGACGCCGTGTTCGGCAACCTCTACCTCACCGACAGCGTCAACGGCGGGTTCAGTGCCGAGGACGAAGAGCTCGCGCTCGCTCTCGCGGCCGCCGCGGGCAGCGCGATCGACAACGCGCGCCTGTACCAGACCGCGAGGGTCCAGCAGGAGTGGCTGCGCGCGTCCGCCGCGATCACCCGCGAGCTCCTCTCTTCGGAGTCGGAGAACCCGCTCGCGCTCATCGCGCGCCACACCCGGGAGCTCGCCGACGCCGAACTGGTGACGGTCGTCAGGCCGACCGGTGCCGAGGGCACCCTGCGCGTGGACCTGGCGGTCGGGGCCGGCGCGGAGAAGCTGGAGGGCCTGGTGCTGCCCGTCGGTTCGTCGGTCTCCGGCTCGGTCTTCGTCACCGGCGAGCCGATGATGGGCTCGTGGATCGAACAGCGGGAGCGGCTGCCGGTGCGGCCGCCGATCGAGATGGACGTGGACGCCGTTCTCGTCGTGCCCCTCACCGGCAGTGGGCAGGTCAACGGCGTGCTCACCGCGGCACGCGCCACGGGTCGCCCGCCGTTCACCGTGGACGATCTGGAGATGGCGGCGGGGTTCGCCAACCAGGCGTCCGTGGCGATCGAGCTGGCCGAGGCGCGGGCCGAACAGCAGCGCAACGCCCTGTACGACGAACGTGAACGGATCGCCGCCGATCTGCACAGCCAGGTGGTCCGGCGGCTGTACTCCGCCGGCCTGGCGTTGCAGACGACGGCCGGTCTCGCCCGATCGGCGACCGTCGTGAACCGGGTCCGCGAGACGATCGCCGACCTCGACGACGTCATCGACCAGATCCAGGCCACCGTGTTCTCGGTCGACGACCCGGCCGACGCCGGGCTGTCACCGGTGCGCGACGAGATCCTGCGGGTGCTCTCCGAGGCCACCGCCGTGCTCGGGTTCGCCGTCTCGACCCAGTTCTCCGGCAAGCTGGACACCCTGGTGGCCGCCGATCTGGTGCCGTTCCTCGAGCATGGCCTGCGGCTGGTCGCGCGCCACGCGGCCGCGGCCTGGGTCCAGGTGGAGATCCGGTCCGAGCCGGACCGGCTGACCGCGGTGGTCCGGCACGACGGCCCGGGCGATCTCGAAGGATCGGCCGCCGCGGATCTCGCGGAGCTGGCGGAAGCCGCGCGGTCGCGCGGCGGGACCTGCGGGGTGGGCCACGGTGACGAGGCCGGCTCGGTGCGCTGGACGGTGCCGACGAGCCAGGGGGACGCGGTCGTCAGGCGGTGA
- a CDS encoding sensor histidine kinase, producing the protein MSATGSGESARRLSGTLGQLRLRETLRDLQELVEQLIGTRDKMDGLLDAVLAVASGLELDATLRRIVQAAIDLGEARYGALGVLADDSSLAEFVYRGIDSATRERIGHLPEGHGVLGLVIDEAKPLRLEEISEHPASVGFPPHHPPMHSFLGVPVRVRDEVFGNLYLTGKRGGGAFTDDDEVMVQALAAAAGIAIENSHLYEQAQLRQRWLGATSEVTTELLGGTDPADALNLIAERALELTGSDVTMLALPNSGRLDVDEDWDADAADLTITVCASVSAVEFTGVRIDTASTVPGAVYRDRTPRSIPVLDLGGGRRFGPTLVVPLRTGDRTSGVLIAVREPGATAFGATQLPVLASFADQAALALQLAAQQRAARELDVLSDRDRIARDLHDHVIQRLFAVGLAMQGTRRRLKEPELKRRLQDSVDQMHEIVHEIRTAIFDLHGGAAGATGLSLRHRLYDAIAELTDDAPVHPTVSMSGTVDAVPAQLGEHVEAVVREAVSNTVRHAGATSVTIAVSVKDEVLRVAVADDGSGLPAEVSPSGLGNLRDRAESAGGTFSIESRPGGGTRVEWTVPLP; encoded by the coding sequence ATGTCGGCAACCGGGTCCGGGGAGAGCGCCCGCAGGCTTTCGGGCACCCTGGGACAGCTGCGCCTGCGGGAGACGCTGCGGGATCTCCAAGAGCTCGTCGAGCAGCTGATCGGTACGCGCGACAAGATGGACGGCCTGCTCGACGCGGTGCTCGCCGTGGCGTCGGGGCTGGAACTGGACGCGACGCTGCGCCGCATCGTCCAGGCCGCGATCGACCTCGGCGAGGCTCGATACGGGGCGCTCGGTGTGCTCGCCGACGACAGTTCGCTCGCGGAGTTCGTGTACCGCGGCATCGATTCCGCGACGCGGGAGCGCATCGGCCACCTGCCCGAGGGCCACGGGGTGCTCGGCCTGGTCATCGACGAGGCGAAACCGCTGCGGCTGGAAGAGATCTCGGAGCATCCCGCGTCCGTCGGGTTTCCGCCGCACCACCCGCCCATGCACTCGTTCCTCGGCGTTCCCGTCCGGGTGCGCGACGAGGTCTTCGGCAACCTCTACCTCACCGGGAAGCGGGGCGGTGGCGCTTTCACCGACGACGACGAGGTGATGGTGCAAGCGCTTGCGGCCGCGGCGGGGATCGCGATCGAGAACTCGCACCTGTACGAGCAGGCGCAGCTGCGGCAACGGTGGCTCGGTGCGACGAGTGAGGTCACGACCGAGCTGCTCGGCGGCACGGACCCGGCCGACGCGCTGAACCTGATCGCCGAACGGGCCCTGGAGCTGACCGGCTCGGACGTGACGATGCTGGCGCTGCCCAACTCCGGCCGGCTGGACGTCGACGAGGACTGGGACGCCGACGCCGCCGACCTGACGATCACCGTCTGCGCGAGCGTGAGCGCGGTCGAGTTCACCGGCGTGCGGATCGACACCGCCTCGACCGTTCCGGGCGCGGTCTACCGGGACCGGACCCCGCGCAGCATCCCGGTCCTGGACCTCGGCGGGGGCCGGCGTTTCGGCCCGACGCTCGTGGTGCCCCTGCGCACGGGGGACCGCACGTCAGGGGTCCTGATCGCGGTCCGCGAGCCGGGCGCCACCGCGTTCGGGGCGACACAGCTGCCGGTCCTGGCGTCGTTCGCCGACCAGGCCGCGCTCGCCCTGCAGCTGGCGGCCCAGCAACGCGCCGCCCGCGAGCTGGACGTGCTGTCCGACCGCGACCGGATCGCCCGGGACCTGCACGACCACGTGATCCAGCGGCTCTTCGCGGTGGGGCTGGCGATGCAGGGCACGCGCCGCCGGCTGAAGGAGCCGGAGCTGAAGCGGCGGCTCCAGGACAGCGTCGACCAGATGCACGAGATCGTCCACGAGATCCGCACCGCGATCTTCGACCTGCACGGTGGCGCGGCTGGGGCGACCGGGCTGAGCCTGCGGCACCGGCTCTACGACGCGATCGCCGAGCTCACCGACGACGCACCCGTGCATCCCACGGTGAGCATGTCCGGCACCGTCGACGCGGTGCCCGCGCAGCTGGGCGAACACGTGGAGGCCGTGGTCCGCGAGGCCGTCAGCAACACCGTCCGGCACGCCGGCGCCACATCGGTGACCATCGCGGTGTCGGTGAAGGACGAGGTGCTCCGGGTGGCGGTCGCGGACGACGGCTCGGGGCTGCCCGCCGAGGTCTCGCCGAGCGGGCTGGGCAACCTGCGCGACCGGGCCGAATCGGCGGGCGGGACCTTCTCGATCGAGTCGCGCCCGGGCGGCGGCACGCGGGTCGAGTGGACCGTGCCCCTGCCGTGA
- a CDS encoding Acg family FMN-binding oxidoreductase translates to MTLQVAATGRLTSEQVRSALRAATLAPSTHNTQPWLFASGPGGIEVRADPDRILPVADADRRELLLSCGAALFNLRAAIHACGVHPVVTLFPRRPEPDLLAVVRPVGGASVDDRLARLAREIPRRHTNRSPFSTEVVPPAVVGLLRHAAELEHAWLPRLDHGQVAGLKELVRTSHRIQMNDPAFVAEWQRWTARDRSSRDGVPMSAGGTPPAGDAWVLRDFGTRAAGSLRPGPAPEPLVVVIGSFGDDHLDRLRTGQAMQRVLLTATALRLDASFISQPVEVAHLRERLRVLLGGGVWPQIILRLGHGSPAAPVPRRDLEEVVVAPTLLTA, encoded by the coding sequence ATGACCCTACAAGTGGCTGCGACCGGGCGGCTCACCTCCGAACAGGTGAGATCGGCTCTGCGCGCCGCGACGCTCGCGCCCTCGACGCACAACACTCAGCCCTGGCTGTTCGCCAGCGGACCGGGAGGAATCGAGGTCCGCGCGGACCCCGACCGCATCCTTCCCGTCGCCGACGCGGACCGGCGGGAGCTGTTGCTGTCCTGCGGCGCGGCACTGTTCAACCTCCGTGCCGCGATCCACGCCTGCGGCGTGCACCCGGTCGTGACCCTGTTCCCGCGCCGTCCGGAGCCGGACCTGCTGGCCGTGGTGCGGCCGGTGGGCGGCGCGTCGGTCGACGACCGGCTCGCCCGGCTCGCGCGGGAGATCCCCCGCCGGCACACGAACCGGTCGCCTTTCAGCACCGAGGTCGTGCCCCCGGCGGTCGTCGGCCTGCTGCGCCACGCGGCGGAGCTCGAGCACGCCTGGCTGCCCCGCCTCGATCACGGCCAGGTGGCGGGGCTGAAGGAGCTGGTGCGGACGAGTCACCGGATCCAGATGAACGATCCCGCGTTCGTCGCCGAGTGGCAGCGCTGGACCGCGCGCGACCGGTCCAGCCGCGACGGCGTGCCGATGTCCGCCGGGGGGACCCCGCCGGCCGGCGACGCCTGGGTCCTCCGTGATTTCGGAACCAGGGCTGCCGGCTCGCTCCGCCCGGGCCCGGCGCCCGAACCGCTGGTCGTGGTGATCGGCTCGTTCGGCGACGACCACCTCGACCGGCTGAGGACCGGCCAGGCCATGCAACGCGTGTTGCTGACGGCGACGGCGCTGAGGCTGGACGCTTCCTTCATCTCGCAACCGGTCGAAGTCGCGCACCTGCGCGAACGGCTCCGCGTGCTGCTCGGCGGTGGCGTCTGGCCGCAGATCATCCTGCGCCTGGGCCACGGTTCGCCGGCCGCGCCGGTGCCGAGAAGGGATCTGGAGGAGGTCGTGGTCGCCCCGACCCTGCTCACCGCCTGA